In Acidobacteriota bacterium, one DNA window encodes the following:
- the tuf gene encoding elongation factor Tu (EF-Tu; promotes GTP-dependent binding of aminoacyl-tRNA to the A-site of ribosomes during protein biosynthesis; when the tRNA anticodon matches the mRNA codon, GTP hydrolysis results; the inactive EF-Tu-GDP leaves the ribosome and release of GDP is promoted by elongation factor Ts; many prokaryotes have two copies of the gene encoding EF-Tu): protein MVMPGDNIQLEITLHTPVAMEKGLRFAIREGGRTVGAGTISEIIK, encoded by the coding sequence ATGGTGATGCCGGGCGACAACATCCAGCTGGAGATCACGCTGCACACCCCGGTGGCCATGGAGAAGGGCCTCCGCTTCGCTATCCGCGAAGGCGGTCGCACCGTCGGCGCGGGAACCATCTCCGAGATTATTAAGTAA